TGGCAGTTGAGCGGAACAGGATATCAGCCTAAAGGCGAATTCTTCGTGAATGAACAAAAGGTTTTGGTCAAGGACAATAAATCCCTTCAGCAAATTCTCACATTTGGCATGCTTTGCAATACAGCAAACATTTATGAAAAAGATGATGACTACATTCTGGACGGTGACCCAACAGAAGGAGCACTTGTTGTTGCGGCAATGAAAGCAGGACTCTCTAAAGAAGCGCTGTCAAAGCAATTTAAAATTATAGAAGAATTTCCGTTTGACTCAATCCGGAAGATGATGAGCGTCATTATCGAGGATAAAAACGGAAAGCGCTTTGTTGTCACAAAAGGTGCTCCGGATATTTTGCTTCAGAAATTAGATTATGTGCTGTGGGACGAAAAACAGCACTATATGTCTGCAAAATATGAAACAAAAATAAATGAAGCAATCGACAATCTGGCATCTCAAGCATTAAGGACCATTGCTGTTGCCTTTAAGCCTGTCTCTGCCCAGGCCATTTATCATCAGCATGAAGCTGAAAAGAATCTGGTTTTCTTAGGGCTGCAGGGAATGATCGATCCTCCTCGTCCTGAAGTGAAACAAGCGGTGAAGGAATGCAGACAGGCTGGAATAAAAACGGTGATGATCACTGGTGACCATGTCAATACTGCCAGAGCCATAGCTAAACAGCTGGATCTCTTGCCGGCGAATGGAAAAGTAATAGATGGAGCAGCTCTGTCAGCTATGCCAAATGAAGAGCTTGTGCAGATTGTAGATGATATTTATGTGTTCGCAAGGGTATCGCCGGAACATAAGCTGAAAATAGTAAAAGCGCTTCAAAGCAGAGGGCACATTGTTGCCATGACAGGTGACGGAGTAAACGATGCACCTGCCATAAAAGCTGCTGACATAGGCATTTCAATGGGGATAACAGGAACAGATGTAGCAAAGGAAGCATCTGCACTTATTTTAGTGGATGATAACTTTGCAACGATCAAGCTTGCTATTAAAGAAGGCCGAAATATCTATGAAAACATAAGAAAGTTTATCAGATATCTGCTCGCTTCAAATGTTGGAGAAATTCTGGTTATGCTTTTTGCCATGCTGCTCGCGCTTCCCCTGCCCCTTGTTCCGATCCAGATCCTTTGGGTCAATCTTGTGACAGATGGTCTGCCTGCGATGGCTCTCGGTTTAGATCAGCCAGAAGGAGATTTAATGCAGAGGAAGCCGAGGCATCATAAAGAAGGGGTATTTGCACGGGGCCTTGGATGGAAAGTCATTTCGAGAGGTTTCTTGATCGGAATCGTGACCCTTGCAGCCTTTATGATTGTCTATCACAGAGATCCTGACAATTTAATTTATGCCCAGACGATTGCGTTTGCAACATTGGTCATGGCTCAATTGATTCATGTGTTTGACTGCAGAAGCGAACGTTCAGTATTTTTAAGAAATCCGTTTGAGAACCTCTACCTGGTCGGAGCGGTTATTTCATCCGTGCTGCTGATGCTGGCAGTGATCTACTACGCCCCGATGCAGCCGATATTCCATACAGTGCCAATCATGGCTCGCGACTGGCTCTTGGTGCTTGGATTATCAGCCATACCAACTTTTTTGCTGGCAGGGTCACTTTTAACAAGAAAAAAAAGTTAAAATATGCTATAATTCGAAAGGTAATAGCTGAGTCTATTACCTTTTCTTTTGTTAGAAGCTCTTTTTGGGACAGAAACAAGGAGCATTTCTTATGATATGATCAAAGAATTGGATGTGAAATAAATGGTTTGCAGCATGACAGGATATGGGCGTTCATCAATTGGGAATGATAAACTGACCATTACAGCCGAAATGAAATCGGTTAATCACCGTTTTTTTGAAATTAACGTAAGAATGCCTAGACAATTGATGTCCATTGAGGATAAAATCAAAAAAGTGATCTCTTCTATCATTTATAGAGGACGCGTTGAATTATACATAACAATTGAAGGCGAATCATTGGCAGACCGGTTTATCGAAGTTGATTGGAACCTGCTTGATCAATATGTTCAGGCAGCTGCGGAGATAGGAAACCGGTATGATTTACATAATGGATTGCAGCTGACTGATCTCCTTAAGCTGGAAAATGTTATTACAGTCGGAGAACAGGAAAATAGTAATGAAGAAATACAATCTATGATCTTTGCGGCTGTGCAGGATGCGGCATTAAAGCTGAAAGAAATGAGAAAGGCAGAAGGTGCACATCTGAAAAGCGATTTGCTGAAGCAGCTGTCGATTTTGGAGTCATATGTTTCTGATATTGAAAAATATGCCCCTCAGGTCGTGATCCGCTACAAACATAGGCTGGAAAAAAAGATGGCTGAACTTTCTGAAGGCACAATGGATGAAAGCAGAATCATAACAGAGGCTGCCCTTTTTGCTGACAGAGCGGACATTGCAGAAGAGATTACGAGAATCAGAAGCCATCTCTCACAATTCCGTGAAACGATGCAAAAAGAAGAATCAATTGGAAGAAAGCTGGATTTCCTTGTTCAGGAGCTGAACAGAGAAGCGAACACGATTGGCTCTAAAGCAAATGACAAGGATATATCCAAATGTTCAGTAGAACTGAAAAGCGTCATAGAAAGATTAAAAGAGCAAGTCCAAAATATTGAATAATTAGCAGTTAAATCGTTTATAATGGGCCATTTAGGGCAAAAATAGTTTTGTCGTTTACTAGGGGGAGCGAATAGATGAGTATTAAGTTAATTAATATCGGCTTTGGCAATATCGTCTCAGCCAATCGCATTATTTCCATTGTAAGTCCTGAATCAGCTCCGATTAAAAGGATCATTCAAGACGCCCGTGACCGCGCCATGCTTATTGATGCAACATACGGGCGCAGAACGAGAGCGGTCGTGATTATGGACAGTGACCATATTATACTATCTGCGGTTCAGCCCGAAACGGTTGCCCACAGGCTTTCAAATAAAGACGAGTTAACAGATGAAGGGTAGGGAAAGTTCTGGATATGAAAGAAAGAGGATTACTCATCGTGCTTTCGGGTCCTTCTGGTGTTGGTAAAGGTACTGTGCGAAAAGCTATCTTTTCACAAAATGATACAGATTTTCAATATTCCATCAGCATGACGACGCGCAAACCGCGCGAAGGCGAAGTTGACGGAGTTGATTATTTCTTTAAATCAAAAGAAGAATTCGAACAATTAATTAAAGAAGACCGTTTACTGGAATGGGCAGAATTCGTGGGCAATTACTATGGTACGCCGATTGACTATGTGGAGAAAACGTTAAGCGAAGGAAGAGATGTTTTCCTTGAAATTGAAGTTCAGGGAGCATTGCAGGTTCGAAAGGCATTTCCGGAAGGGTTATTCATCTTCCTTATGCCGCCAAGCTTAAGCGAGCTAAAAAACCGCATCGTCACCCGCGGAACAGAAACACAGGATATCATCAATAATCGCATGAAAGTTGCCAAAGAAGAAATTGAAATGATGGATGCTTACGATTACGTCGTTGAAAATGATCATGTGGATCTTGCATGCGGACGTATTCGTGCGATTGTCACAGCTGAACATTGCAGACGTGACCGCATTGCACTTCGTTATAAGAAAATGCTGGAGGTTGAATAAATAATATGTTATATCCATCTATTGATAAACTCATGAACAAGCTTGATTCTAAATATACACTCGTAACAGTGGCGGCAAGACGCGCACGTGAAATGCAGGAAAATCACGATCAGCAAATCGTGAAGCCTGTCTCTCATAAATATGTCGGCAAAGCACTTGAAGAAATTAATTCAGGCTTGCTGGATTATGAAAAACAAGACTAATTAAATGGCACTCTAAAATAACAACCTGAAACAACATGGGTTGTTATTTTTTCATTCTTGATAATTCACGGCTATAATAAGTACTATGACTTTGGTGGGGGGAATGTGAAATGAAGGGAAAGAAAATTCTCCTTTGCGTAAGCGGAGGAATTGCCGTATATAAAGCTGCAGCTTTAACAAGCAAAATCATTCAGGCAGGAGCTGAAATCAAAGTGATTATGACACGTTCAGCGCGTGAATTTGTTAACCCGCTGACTTTTCAGGCTCTGTCAAGAAATGACGTTTATTTTGATACATTTGACGAGAAAAATCCTGCCGTTATCTCACACATTGATCTTGCAGATTGGGCAGATTTGGTTGTGGTCGCTCCGGCCACTGCAAATACAATCGGTAAATTAGCAAATGGGATAGCAGACGATATGCTGACAACAACATTACTTGCGACAACTGCACCGGTCTGGATTGCTCCTGCTATGAATGTTCATATGTATGACAACCCGGCCGTTCAGAAAAACATTCTGGCGTTATCCCAATATGGATATCAGTACATTGAGCCTAGCGAAGGCTATTTAGCCTGCGGATATGTCGGAAAAGGAAGACTTGAAGAACCTGAGAAAATTGTCTCTTTAATAGAAGGTTTTTTTTCTGATAAGCAAAATCAGGTTTTAAAAGGCAAGAAAGTTATGATTACTGCGGGTCCAACCCGCGAAAAAGTAGATCCTGTCCGTTATTTTACAAATCATTCTTCAGGGAAAATGGGCTATGCCATTGCAGAGGCGGCAAATCAAATGGGTGCTGAAGTTACTTTGATCTCAGGCCCTGTTGAAATTGCTCCGCCTTCAGGAGTAACGGTCATTCGGGTTGAATCGGCAGATGAAATGCATCAAGAAGTATTGAACCGCTTCAGTGAAATGGATATTGTCATTAAGTCTGCGGCAGTTGCCGATTACCGGCCGCGCGTCGTCTCTGATCAGAAAATGAAAAAACAGGACGGATCTTTAACTATTGAAATGGAACGGACAAAAGATATTTTAAAAGATCTTGGAGAGCGAAAAGAAAACCAGATTTTAGTTGGATTCGCAGCCGAAACCGAAAATGTGGAGGAATATGCCTTAAGAAAACTCCAGAAAAAAAATCTGGATATGATTGTGGCAAACAATGTGACGCTTGCTGGAGCTGGTTTTGGAACGGATACAAACATTGTGACCATGTATAAAAAAAGCGGAGAAAAAAAGGAGCTTCCCGTGCTTTCTAAGCAAGAAGTAGCTAAGCAAATTTTAGAAGAAATCAGCCGTTTTAACAAAGGAGTATAAATCATGAGGTTTGCAAGCGTTATCGTTGATGTGAAAGCGATGCAGACAGACAGAGCATTTGATTATCTGATTCCTGAAAAATGGACAGGTTTTATCAAACCTGGAATGCGCGTGATCGTGCCATTTGGCCCCCGCAAAGTTCAGGGGTTTGTGATTGGCATTAAAAATGAAAGTGAATTTGATCGTGTAAAGCCAATCGCTGAAGTGATGGATATCACGCCTGCACTAACAAAGGAACTGCTTGATATCGGCCATTGGCTTACACAAACAACGTTATGCTTCAAGATTTCTGCCTTCCAGGCAATGCTCCCGGCTGCGATGAAAGCGAGATATGAAAAGGAAATAGTCCTTGTTTCTGATGAATACAGACCGAACCTTCACCCAAAAGTCCTTCCATGGTTTCAAAGCAGAAGAAGCGTTTATTGGAAAGACATTGAAAAAAGCGACTCTGTAAAAGAATTTCAAATGGAAATTGAACGGGGTGTCCTTGAAGTTATTTATCAGGTAAAACAAAAAAATAAAAAAAAGACTCAAAAATATATCACTTCGAATGCAGAAATAGCTGACTTAAAGAAAGAATCAGAGTCTTGTTCTGCGCAAGCGGCAAAACAAAAGATCGTTCTTGATTACTTTATTAATAACAGCGGTATATCTGTGCCGCTGCAAGAGCTCCTTTTGCATTTGAATATTACAGACTCTCCTGTGAAAACGCTCATTAAGAAGAAACTGCTAAGGGAAGAGAATGTGGAAATTTATCGTGATCCTTATGAGGACCGTACTTTCAAAAAGACAGAACCGCTTGCATTGACTGCGGAACAGCAGACTGCCATTTCTCCAATCCTGAACTCGGTTGAACAAAACCGGCATGATGTCTTTTTAATGTATGGTGTAACAGGCAGCGGAAAAACAGAGGTATATCTGCAGTCTATTGAGTCTGTCCTGAACCAGGGCAAAGAAGCGATCGTTCTCGTTCCTGAGATTTCGCTTACCCCGCAAATGGTCAATCGATTTAAAGGAAGATTCGGTTCGCTTGTGGCTGTGCTGCACAGCGGTCTTTCTGTCGGAGAAAAGTACGATGAATGGAGAAAGATTCATCGCGGTGAGGTAAAACTTGTCGTTGGAGCAAGATCTGCGGTATTCGCTCCATTTACTAATCTTGGAATGATTATTATTGATGAGGAACACGAAGGAAGCTACAAACAAGAAGAGAATCCCCGCTACCATGCGAGGGATGTCGCCATTTACCGTGCAAAATTTCATCAATGTCCAGTTGTTTTGGGAAGTGCAACTCCTTCATTAGAGTCGTTTGCAAGAGCAGGGAAAGAAGTGTATCAGCTGATTTCCTTAAAAGAACGTGTGAATCAGAGGCCGCTGCCCCAAGTTGAAGTGATTGATATGAGGGATGAATTAAGAAGCGGAAACAGAACCATGTTTTCATCTTCCCTGCTTGAAAAGCTTCAGGACCGAATAGCAAAAAAGGAGCAATCCGTCTTATTTTTAAATAAACGGGGATATTCTTCTTTTGTCATGTGCAGAGACTGCGGCTGTGTGACCGGATGCCCGCATTGTGAGATTTCCTTAACTTATCATAAGCATGGATCTCAATTAAAATGCCATTATTGCGGGCATGAGGAGCCGATGCCAAAGGTTTGTTCTGAATGCAGCAGCGAACATATCCGGTTCTTCGGAACGGGAACTCAG
The window above is part of the Metabacillus dongyingensis genome. Proteins encoded here:
- a CDS encoding calcium-translocating P-type ATPase, SERCA-type — protein: MKWHEIGPEEVLQSINTSRENGLSEKDVQKRVKHHGFNELKEAEKPSAFLLFLEQFKDFMVLVLLAATLISGLLGEYIDAIAIIAIVLINGILGFFQERRAEKSLEALKEMSAPQVQALREGEWTRIQSKDLVPGDIVKFTSGDRIGADLRLIEAKSLEIEESALTGESLPVSKFTNALSDGHAGIGDLTNMAFMGTLVTRGNGVGVVVATGMNTAMGQIADLLQSAETLETPLQRRLEQLGKILIVVALALTFLVVAVGVIQGHELYDMFLAGVSLAVAAIPEGLPAIVTVALSLGVQRMIKQRSIVRKLPAVETLGCASVICSDKTGTMTQNKMTVTHIWSGGRTWQLSGTGYQPKGEFFVNEQKVLVKDNKSLQQILTFGMLCNTANIYEKDDDYILDGDPTEGALVVAAMKAGLSKEALSKQFKIIEEFPFDSIRKMMSVIIEDKNGKRFVVTKGAPDILLQKLDYVLWDEKQHYMSAKYETKINEAIDNLASQALRTIAVAFKPVSAQAIYHQHEAEKNLVFLGLQGMIDPPRPEVKQAVKECRQAGIKTVMITGDHVNTARAIAKQLDLLPANGKVIDGAALSAMPNEELVQIVDDIYVFARVSPEHKLKIVKALQSRGHIVAMTGDGVNDAPAIKAADIGISMGITGTDVAKEASALILVDDNFATIKLAIKEGRNIYENIRKFIRYLLASNVGEILVMLFAMLLALPLPLVPIQILWVNLVTDGLPAMALGLDQPEGDLMQRKPRHHKEGVFARGLGWKVISRGFLIGIVTLAAFMIVYHRDPDNLIYAQTIAFATLVMAQLIHVFDCRSERSVFLRNPFENLYLVGAVISSVLLMLAVIYYAPMQPIFHTVPIMARDWLLVLGLSAIPTFLLAGSLLTRKKS
- a CDS encoding YicC/YloC family endoribonuclease gives rise to the protein MVCSMTGYGRSSIGNDKLTITAEMKSVNHRFFEINVRMPRQLMSIEDKIKKVISSIIYRGRVELYITIEGESLADRFIEVDWNLLDQYVQAAAEIGNRYDLHNGLQLTDLLKLENVITVGEQENSNEEIQSMIFAAVQDAALKLKEMRKAEGAHLKSDLLKQLSILESYVSDIEKYAPQVVIRYKHRLEKKMAELSEGTMDESRIITEAALFADRADIAEEITRIRSHLSQFRETMQKEESIGRKLDFLVQELNREANTIGSKANDKDISKCSVELKSVIERLKEQVQNIE
- the remA gene encoding extracellular matrix/biofilm regulator RemA — protein: MSIKLINIGFGNIVSANRIISIVSPESAPIKRIIQDARDRAMLIDATYGRRTRAVVIMDSDHIILSAVQPETVAHRLSNKDELTDEG
- the gmk gene encoding guanylate kinase, with product MKERGLLIVLSGPSGVGKGTVRKAIFSQNDTDFQYSISMTTRKPREGEVDGVDYFFKSKEEFEQLIKEDRLLEWAEFVGNYYGTPIDYVEKTLSEGRDVFLEIEVQGALQVRKAFPEGLFIFLMPPSLSELKNRIVTRGTETQDIINNRMKVAKEEIEMMDAYDYVVENDHVDLACGRIRAIVTAEHCRRDRIALRYKKMLEVE
- the rpoZ gene encoding DNA-directed RNA polymerase subunit omega, which produces MLYPSIDKLMNKLDSKYTLVTVAARRAREMQENHDQQIVKPVSHKYVGKALEEINSGLLDYEKQD
- the coaBC gene encoding bifunctional phosphopantothenoylcysteine decarboxylase/phosphopantothenate--cysteine ligase CoaBC; this encodes MKGKKILLCVSGGIAVYKAAALTSKIIQAGAEIKVIMTRSAREFVNPLTFQALSRNDVYFDTFDEKNPAVISHIDLADWADLVVVAPATANTIGKLANGIADDMLTTTLLATTAPVWIAPAMNVHMYDNPAVQKNILALSQYGYQYIEPSEGYLACGYVGKGRLEEPEKIVSLIEGFFSDKQNQVLKGKKVMITAGPTREKVDPVRYFTNHSSGKMGYAIAEAANQMGAEVTLISGPVEIAPPSGVTVIRVESADEMHQEVLNRFSEMDIVIKSAAVADYRPRVVSDQKMKKQDGSLTIEMERTKDILKDLGERKENQILVGFAAETENVEEYALRKLQKKNLDMIVANNVTLAGAGFGTDTNIVTMYKKSGEKKELPVLSKQEVAKQILEEISRFNKGV
- the priA gene encoding primosomal protein N' — its product is MRFASVIVDVKAMQTDRAFDYLIPEKWTGFIKPGMRVIVPFGPRKVQGFVIGIKNESEFDRVKPIAEVMDITPALTKELLDIGHWLTQTTLCFKISAFQAMLPAAMKARYEKEIVLVSDEYRPNLHPKVLPWFQSRRSVYWKDIEKSDSVKEFQMEIERGVLEVIYQVKQKNKKKTQKYITSNAEIADLKKESESCSAQAAKQKIVLDYFINNSGISVPLQELLLHLNITDSPVKTLIKKKLLREENVEIYRDPYEDRTFKKTEPLALTAEQQTAISPILNSVEQNRHDVFLMYGVTGSGKTEVYLQSIESVLNQGKEAIVLVPEISLTPQMVNRFKGRFGSLVAVLHSGLSVGEKYDEWRKIHRGEVKLVVGARSAVFAPFTNLGMIIIDEEHEGSYKQEENPRYHARDVAIYRAKFHQCPVVLGSATPSLESFARAGKEVYQLISLKERVNQRPLPQVEVIDMRDELRSGNRTMFSSSLLEKLQDRIAKKEQSVLFLNKRGYSSFVMCRDCGCVTGCPHCEISLTYHKHGSQLKCHYCGHEEPMPKVCSECSSEHIRFFGTGTQRVEEELAKVLPEARIIRMDVDTTGRKGSHEKLLTQFGNKEADILLGTQMIAKGLDFPDVTLVGVLTADTMLHLPDFRSSEKTFQLLTQVSGRAGRHELPGEVVIQSYSPEHYSIQLASHHDYDSFYQQEMLTRKQHAYPPFYYLALVTVSHPDLLKAVSVTEKIAKHLNQRLSDTVKILGPVASPIPRINDRYRYQCMIKYKREENLHASLKMIIERYQQDMNKNQLSISIDLNPNTMM